The following coding sequences are from one Rattus rattus isolate New Zealand chromosome 11, Rrattus_CSIRO_v1, whole genome shotgun sequence window:
- the LOC116912114 gene encoding solute carrier family 25 member 51-like yields MSQAKSSPERSGWKHHDGIKAHDKRPPMLTSSNQDLSPHLADMGQIKHYFCGCCAAFTNVAITYPVQKILFRQQLYGIKTRDAILQLRKDGFRNLYRGILPPLMQKTTTLALMFGLYEDLSRLLRKHVSNAPEFATRSVAALLAGTTEAILTPLERVQTLLQDHKHHDKFTNTYQAFRALRCHGVAEYYRGLVPILFRNGFSNVLFFGLRGPIKEHLPTATTQSAHLVNDFICGGVLGAMLGFLSFPVNVVKARIQSQIGGPFQSLPVVFKTIWIERDRKLINLFRGAHLNHHRSLISWGIINATYEFLLKIV; encoded by the coding sequence ATGTCACAGGCTAAGTCTTCCCCAGAGAGGAGCGGCTGGAAGCACCATGATGGGATCAAAGCTCATGACAAGAGGCCTCCGATGTTGACCTCATCAAACCAGGACTTGTCACCTCACCTCGCTGACATGGGGCAAATAAAGCATTACTTCTGTGGCTGCTGCGCCGCTTTCACCAACGTGGCCATCACGTACCCGGTTCAGAAGATCCTCTTCCGGCAGCAGCTGTACGGCATCAAAACCCGGGACGCCATCCTGCAGTTGAGGAAGGATGGGTTCCGCAACTTGTACCGGGGAATCCTCCCCCCACTGATGCAGAAGACGACAACGCTGGCGCTTATGTTTGGTCTGTATGAGGACCTGTCGCGCCTGCTCCGCAAGCACGTGAGCAACGCTCCTGAGTTTGCCACCCGAAGTGTGGCTGCGCTGCTTGCCGGGACAACAGAAGCCATTCTCACTCCATTGGAAAGGGTTCAGACTTTGCTTCAGGACCACAAGCATCACGATAAGTTCACAAACACTTACCAGGCCTTCCGGGCGCTCAGATGCCATGGGGTTGCAGAGTATTACCGAGGCTTGGTGCCCATCCTTTTCCGAAATGGGTTCAGCAATGTCCTTTTTTTTGGCCTTCGAGGGCCCATTAAGGAGCATCTGCCTACTGCCACTACACAGAGTGCACATCTGGTCAACGACTTCATCTGTGGAGGTGTGCTCGGAGCCATGCTGGGCTTCTTAAGCTTCCCCGTTAATGTTGTAAAAGCTCGAATACAGTCTCAGATTGGTGGGCCGTTCCAGTCTCTCCCCGTGGTTTTCAAGACAATCTGGATAGAACGGGACAGGAAACTGATCAATCTTTTCAGAGGTGCACATCTGAATCACCACCGCTCGCTCATCTCCTGGGGAATAATCAATGCAACTTATGAGTTTTTGTTAAAGATTGTGTGA